In Proteiniborus ethanoligenes, a single window of DNA contains:
- a CDS encoding TrmH family RNA methyltransferase: protein MDIQLKSYKKDFQYSYSLGVFPTLELIKYKREETLMVLLSADSTENEGVIKIIELCNKYNIKFEINDKAINRISKKENCYAIGVFEKYEQKLNSHNNHIVLVNPSDMGNLGTIVRTILGFGIKDLAIIRPGVDIFDPKAIRASMGAAFKIAFQYFDSIDSYLNTYNHDIYTFMLNAKESLHNVHIDSRKPFSLVFGNEGSGLSDEFINIGTSLIIPHSDDIDSLNLSIAVGIAAYEFAKKTV, encoded by the coding sequence ATGGACATTCAATTAAAATCATATAAAAAGGATTTTCAGTATTCATATTCTTTAGGAGTATTTCCTACTCTAGAGCTAATCAAATATAAGAGAGAAGAAACTCTTATGGTTTTATTGAGTGCAGATAGCACAGAGAACGAAGGGGTAATAAAGATAATAGAATTGTGCAATAAATACAATATTAAATTCGAGATAAACGACAAGGCAATAAACAGAATATCAAAAAAAGAAAATTGCTATGCCATAGGAGTATTTGAGAAATATGAACAAAAGCTAAATAGCCATAACAATCATATAGTATTAGTAAATCCTAGTGATATGGGAAATCTGGGGACTATTGTGAGGACTATTCTAGGCTTTGGAATAAAAGACTTGGCTATCATAAGACCAGGTGTAGATATATTTGATCCTAAGGCTATAAGAGCCTCTATGGGAGCAGCCTTTAAAATAGCTTTTCAATATTTTGATAGTATTGATAGCTATTTAAATACCTACAACCATGACATTTATACTTTTATGCTAAATGCAAAGGAAAGCTTACATAATGTTCATATAGATTCAAGGAAGCCTTTTTCTTTAGTATTTGGAAATGAAGGAAGTGGCTTAAGTGACGAGTTTATTAACATAGGTACTAGCTTAATAATTCCTCATAGTGATGATATTGACTCTTTAAATCTATCTATAGCAGTAGGAATTGCAGCATATGAGTTTGCTAAAAAAACCGTATAG
- a CDS encoding C40 family peptidase — MEENIQEKIYGVLKKYRNAKFLRNGRILEEGIDCLGFIKLFYEDFGIYVPGDDGKPIEEEWYKKDPERYIRGIKSLGYKDVKIDELQALDLAYFVISHDVITHAGIMISDREFVHMSPKSGLLISRLERHWRRRFRGAIRFF, encoded by the coding sequence GTGGAGGAAAATATTCAAGAAAAAATTTATGGAGTATTAAAGAAATATAGAAATGCTAAATTTCTTAGAAATGGTAGAATTTTAGAGGAAGGCATTGATTGTCTTGGCTTTATAAAGCTTTTTTATGAGGATTTTGGCATATATGTTCCTGGAGATGATGGAAAGCCTATTGAAGAGGAATGGTACAAAAAAGACCCTGAAAGATATATCAGGGGAATTAAAAGTCTAGGATATAAAGATGTAAAAATCGACGAGCTTCAGGCTCTTGATTTAGCTTATTTTGTCATTAGCCATGACGTAATAACCCATGCTGGTATTATGATTAGTGATAGAGAATTTGTTCATATGTCTCCCAAAAGCGGATTGCTAATAAGTAGGCTTGAGCGACACTGGAGAAGAAGATTTAGAGGTGCTATACGGTTTTTTTAG
- a CDS encoding AI-2E family transporter: MIDIKERKKYLNLLPIIIISIFIFKFVTVPKSFAPYTNLLKPFFWAFGIAYILNPMLLFIEKKFKLKRIWNILIVYTILLCIVTLIITILTPKVAMGLGSLFKEIPKFIKTTEEYFNTHTFNFGILDRLGVTDYLYENLSNILEELAKTINPILNKTIVQLIDITSSITSALTNFALGIVISIYMLKDKDLFKKQSKALMYALFDPTKANRIIEIGRESNTIFSRYLIGKIIDSTIIGILCFIGLAMLRTPYALVFSTIVGVTNMIPYFGPFIGMIPATVVTLFYSPIKALWVLVFIFGLQQFDGLYLGPKILGMQVGLSPFWIITAVILGGGLAGVMGMLLAVPIAAVIKTMLQRYIHNKLESKNIKL; encoded by the coding sequence TTGATTGATATAAAAGAGAGGAAAAAATATTTAAATCTTTTACCTATTATAATTATTTCTATTTTTATTTTTAAGTTTGTAACTGTTCCAAAATCATTCGCTCCATATACTAATCTACTTAAACCATTTTTTTGGGCTTTCGGTATTGCTTATATTTTAAATCCAATGCTTTTATTTATTGAGAAAAAATTTAAGCTTAAGAGAATATGGAATATCCTTATAGTATACACAATACTTCTTTGCATAGTCACTTTAATAATTACAATATTGACTCCAAAAGTTGCAATGGGACTTGGAAGTTTGTTTAAGGAAATACCTAAGTTTATAAAAACTACAGAAGAATATTTTAATACACATACATTTAATTTCGGTATTTTAGATAGGCTAGGTGTTACAGATTATCTATATGAGAACCTTTCAAATATACTTGAAGAATTAGCTAAAACTATTAATCCAATACTAAATAAAACAATTGTACAGCTTATTGATATTACATCTTCAATAACATCTGCTTTAACAAATTTTGCTCTTGGAATTGTAATATCCATATACATGCTTAAGGATAAAGATTTGTTTAAAAAGCAGTCCAAGGCTTTGATGTATGCGTTGTTTGATCCTACAAAAGCAAATAGAATTATTGAGATTGGGAGAGAATCTAATACAATATTCTCAAGATATTTAATAGGGAAAATTATAGATTCTACAATTATAGGTATACTTTGTTTCATTGGTCTAGCTATGCTTAGAACACCCTATGCCCTTGTATTTAGTACTATAGTAGGAGTTACTAATATGATACCTTACTTTGGACCTTTTATAGGCATGATACCTGCTACTGTAGTTACTTTGTTCTATAGTCCAATAAAAGCTCTTTGGGTACTAGTATTTATCTTTGGTCTACAACAGTTTGATGGTCTATACCTTGGTCCAAAAATATTAGGAATGCAAGTAGGGCTAAGTCCATTTTGGATAATCACTGCTGTTATACTAGGAGGAGGCCTTGCAGGGGTAATGGGAATGCTCCTAGCTGTACCTATTGCTGCAGTAATTAAGACAATGCTTCAAAGATATATCCATAATAAGCTGGAATCTAAAAATATAAAATTATAA
- the yedE gene encoding YedE family putative selenium transporter — MKNGKWKIIGSGAVLGILAALLVKFGNPVNMGICVACFYRDIAGALGLHRAAVVQYIRPEIIGFILGAFIFAKAKGEFKSRGGSSPVLRFVLGFFMMIGALVFLGCPLRMILRLANGDLNALVGLVGYIVGVLIGIQFLKKGFTLGRSIKQPEAAGYVMPAIAVILLVLLVIAPSFIFFSQEGPGSKTAPILMALGAGLIVGLMLQRTRLCTAGGIRDAFLIKDFHFLWGLIGVFVFALIGNLIFNPASFKIGFADQPIAHTDHLWNFLGMTLVGLTAVLLGGCPLRQTILAGEGDTDAAVTILGLIVGAAFAHNFGLASSGAGSTTNGRIAVIIGLVAVIAIAASVVSTASKAKKIQIQNEGGRING, encoded by the coding sequence ATGAAAAATGGCAAGTGGAAGATAATAGGCTCAGGAGCAGTATTAGGCATATTAGCAGCATTACTTGTCAAGTTTGGTAATCCAGTTAACATGGGTATATGTGTTGCCTGCTTTTATAGAGATATAGCAGGAGCATTAGGCTTACACAGGGCCGCAGTAGTACAATATATTAGACCTGAAATAATTGGATTTATACTTGGAGCTTTTATATTTGCCAAGGCTAAAGGTGAATTTAAGTCAAGAGGAGGCTCTTCACCCGTTTTGCGTTTTGTATTAGGATTTTTTATGATGATAGGGGCACTTGTGTTTTTGGGCTGTCCACTTAGAATGATTTTAAGGCTTGCCAATGGAGACTTAAACGCTTTAGTAGGTTTAGTAGGGTATATAGTTGGAGTACTGATTGGTATCCAATTCTTAAAGAAAGGATTCACATTAGGCAGAAGTATAAAGCAGCCTGAAGCAGCAGGATACGTTATGCCTGCAATTGCTGTAATATTACTTGTATTATTAGTAATTGCTCCTTCATTTATATTCTTTAGTCAAGAGGGACCAGGCTCAAAAACGGCGCCTATTTTAATGGCTTTAGGAGCAGGGCTTATAGTTGGTCTAATGCTTCAAAGAACAAGACTCTGTACGGCTGGTGGAATTAGAGATGCATTTTTAATTAAGGATTTTCATTTCTTATGGGGATTAATAGGAGTATTTGTATTTGCACTTATAGGTAATCTAATATTTAACCCAGCTTCTTTTAAAATTGGCTTCGCTGATCAACCAATAGCACATACAGATCATCTGTGGAATTTCTTAGGGATGACTTTAGTAGGACTAACAGCAGTGCTTCTTGGAGGATGTCCGCTTAGGCAGACTATTTTAGCAGGAGAAGGAGATACAGATGCAGCAGTAACTATATTAGGGTTAATAGTAGGAGCAGCTTTTGCCCATAACTTTGGTTTAGCTTCTAGCGGAGCAGGTAGCACCACAAATGGTAGAATAGCAGTAATAATAGGACTTGTAGCAGTCATAGCTATTGCAGCTTCTGTTGTATCTACTGCAAGTAAAGCTAAGAAGATTCAGATACAAAATGAAGGAGGTCGTATAAATGGCTAA
- a CDS encoding phosphatase PAP2 family protein, with translation MKNKFLKIGAMVSLLLLIVFIFLATNIWGVDGGIYFDEKIISSVHENINPSIKGFMVLLSFLGSAKFYFILAPFLILYLVKKKHIIELYALLISILGSYGLNELLKLFFGRHRPYEYFLVQQKGFSFPSGHAMITLSFYAMAAYLYLRNKELNLKKSLIWLVTIVFIGLVGFSRIYLGVHWPTDIVAGFSAGYIWLYLCILGVESTHKRRYKKLQT, from the coding sequence ATGAAAAACAAGTTTCTTAAAATTGGAGCTATGGTTTCCTTGTTATTATTGATAGTATTTATATTCTTGGCGACAAATATTTGGGGGGTAGATGGAGGCATATACTTTGACGAAAAAATTATATCTTCTGTTCATGAAAACATTAATCCATCTATTAAAGGCTTTATGGTTTTACTTAGCTTCTTAGGTTCTGCAAAGTTTTATTTTATCCTAGCTCCTTTTTTAATTCTATACTTAGTCAAGAAAAAACATATAATTGAGCTTTATGCTCTTTTAATATCCATACTTGGAAGCTATGGCTTAAATGAACTCCTAAAGCTGTTCTTTGGGAGACATAGACCCTATGAATATTTTTTAGTCCAGCAAAAGGGCTTTAGCTTTCCTAGCGGGCATGCTATGATAACACTTAGCTTTTATGCAATGGCTGCATATCTTTATTTAAGAAATAAAGAACTAAATTTGAAAAAATCATTAATTTGGCTCGTAACTATAGTTTTCATAGGGCTAGTAGGCTTTAGCAGAATATATCTAGGAGTTCACTGGCCTACAGATATAGTCGCAGGCTTTAGCGCAGGATATATATGGTTGTATCTGTGCATATTGGGAGTTGAAAGTACTCATAAAAGAAGATATAAAAAACTGCAGACTTAA